Proteins from one Muntiacus reevesi chromosome X, mMunRee1.1, whole genome shotgun sequence genomic window:
- the LOC136154551 gene encoding protocadherin-11 X-linked-like produces the protein MLLKHKLYRLFPILTAAEIAIQPTVEEASDNCTQECLILGHSDACWMPASLTHSSPSQAQASTLCHSPPLTQTTLRRRNPLVTQAVALCHSPPMTQAIALCHSSPPAQTSALHHSPPLAQALRHSPPPAQASALYYSPPLAQAATIHCSPPLPQPAALHRSPAQPPMGLQQGWGQGAGPEGLLSLDQGAQDSTRSQFYAMSERLHPSGDSIKVIPLTTFTTGQQARPSTDDSPIMEEHP, from the coding sequence ATGCTTTTGAAACATAAACTTTATCGTTTGTTTCCCATCTTAACAGCTGCAGAAATAGCTATTCAACCTACTGTGGAAGAGGCCTCTGACAACTGCACTCAAGAATGTCTCATCTTGGGCCACTCTGATGCCTGCTGGATGCCAGCTTCTCTGACTCATTCCAGCCCTTCACAGGCACAGGCCTCCACTCTGTGCCACAGCCCTCCCCTGACGCAGACGACTCTTCGCCGACGCAACCCTCTGGTGACACAGGCAGTTGCTCTCTGCCACAGCCCTCCAATGACCCAGGCTATAGCACTATGCCACAGCTCTCCACCAGCACAGACCTCTGCTCTCCACCACAGCCCACCTCTAGCACAGGCTCTTCGCCACAGCCCTCCACCAGCACAGGCCTCAGCCCTTTACTACAGCCCTCCCCTGGCACAGGCTGCTACAATCCACTGCAGTCCTCCTCTGCCACAGCCTGCTGCCCTTCATCGCAGCCCTGCACAACCACCAATGGGTCTGCAGCAGGGTTGGGGGCAAGGTGCTGGCCCTGAAGGACTACTTTCTCTTGACCAAGGAGCACAGGATAGTACAAGATCTCAGTTTTATGCCATGTCTGAAAGACTTCATCCTAGTGGTGATTCGATTAAAGTCATTCCCTTGACAACCTTCACTACAGGCCAGCAGGCTAGACCCTCTACGGATGATTCTCCAATTATGGAAGAACATCCATAA